DNA sequence from the Deltaproteobacteria bacterium genome:
TCTACACGACGCCGCTGACGCCGGGGCAGATCGTCTGGGGCAAGTACCTCGCCGCGCTCGCCATCCTCGTCTGCGCCCTCGCGCTCACCTTCACCTATCCGGTGCTGGTGCAGCTGGTGGCCAGGGACGCCAACGGCGTCGAGTGGCGCTCGGTCCTGCTCGGCTACCTGGGACTGTTCCTGATGGGCTCGGCGTACATGGCCATCGGGCTGTTCATCTCTTCGTTGACCGAGTCGCAGGTGGTGGCCGCGCTGATCACGTTCGTGGTGCTGCTCATGACCTGGATCATCGGCTGGACGGCCTCGGAAGCGGAGGGCTGGGTCCGCGACACCGTCACCTATCTGGCTTCCGTGACGCACCTCGATTCCTTCAGCAAGGGCACGCTCGAGCTGAAGGACATGGTCTACTTCCTCTCGATCATCGTCCTCGGCCTGTTCGCGACCAACCGCGCGGTCGAGGCGCACCGGTGGAGCTGAACCCATGAGTCTCAAGAACTGGGGCCGCATCGCCGGCCTTTTCGGACTGGTCGCTTTTCTCTACGCAATGCTCTGCTGGCTCTTTGTGACGGGCACGGTCCAGAGCATCGAAGTCATCGCGGCGATTCTGGTCGGCGTGGGCGGCATCGCGTTGTGGCTGTTCACGAATCGCCGCGAGCACCCGCTCGGGCGAGGCGCTTTCTACGGCGCCGTCAGCGCCATCTCCGCGCTGGTGCTGGTGGCGGCGCTCGCGGGCATCAACTACATCGCGGTGAAGAAGCCGAAGACGTGGGACCTCACCAAGGAGCGCATCTTCACCCTCTCCGACCAGACGGTCGGCGTGCTGAAGGGCCTTCGAGATTCGGTGAAGGTGGAGGCGTTCTACTCCGGCAGCGAGCCGGAGTACGTGGAGCTGGATTCGCGGCTGCGCCAGTACAAGGCGCAGACCGACAAGCTCACGGTGGAATTCGTCGACCCGTTCAAGCACCCCGGGCGGGTGAAGGAGATGAACATCTCCCAGAGCGGGCCCCGGGTGATCGTCAAGAGCGGCAACAAGGAGTCGCGCGCCAAGGAGATCACCGAGGAGGCGCTGACCAATGCGCTGATCGAGGTCTCGCGCGGCTCGACGAAGAAGATCTACTTCACCAAGGGCCACGGAGAGCACGCGGTGGCCGACAACACCGAGCGCGGCCTCAAGCTCTTCGTCGACAATCTCAAGGGCGAAGGCTTCCAGACCGACGAGATCGTCCTCGCCGAGCACAAGGAGATGCCGTCCGATGCCCAGGCGCTGGTCGTTGGCGGCCCGGTGGCCGCCTTCACCGACGGCGAGGCGAAGCTGGTGAAGGAGTGGGTGGAGAAAGGCGGCAAGCTGGTGGCCATGGTCGACCCCGGGACCCAGAGCGGCCTGGAGAGCGCATTCGAAGCCTGGGGCATTCATGTCGGCAAGGACGAGGTGATCGATCCCGAGGCGCAGAATCCGGAGGTCGCCATCGCCCAGACGTACGCCGAGCACCCGATCACGCAGCCGCGCAGCTCGCCGTTCGCGCTCGCCACCATCTTCCCGGTGGCCCGCTCGGTCTCGAAGAGCGCGTCGGCGCCTGCCACCTGGACGGTCACCGAGCTGGCGAAGACGGGGCCGCGCGCGTGGGGAGAGACGGGCCCGCTCTCCTCCGGCCAGGTGAAGTTCGATCCGGGGCAGGATCTCAAGGGGCCGGTATCGCTGGCGGCCAGCTCCACGAAGGGCGCCGAGTCGCGGGTGGTGGTGGTCGGGAACTCGCTGTTCGCTTCCAACGGCTACTACCGGCTCTCCGGCAACAAGGACTTCGCCCTGAATGCGCTCTCCTGGGTGGCGAAGGAGGAGTCGCGCATCTCCATCCGGCCGAAGCAGCGGCAGGGCAATCACCTCTTCCTCTCCGCCGAGCAGAAGCAGCGGATGACTCGGTTTGCCTTCCTGGTCATGCCGCTCGGCCTGCTCTTCGCGGGGCTCGCGGTGTGGCAGACGCGGAAGAGCCGGTAGGCGTGCCATGAAGCAGACCACGAAGACCTTGGTTGGCCTGCTGGTGCTCTTGCTCGTGGCGGGCGGGATCGCCAGCGTGGCGCTCTGGGCGGGCAAGGACGCGCAGAAGAAAGCGGAGGCGAAGGAGAAGAGCGAGAAGCTCTTCGACTTCGACAAGGCGCACGTCAGGGAGCTGCGGCTTTCGAAGGACGGACACCCGGTCGCGCGGCTGGTCAAGGGCGAGAAGAGCTGGAAGCTGGCGCAGCCGGTGGAGGCGGAAGCGGACGACACCGCGGTGGACTCGCTGCTCTCCTCGCTGTCCGGCCTGAAGCAGAAGAAGGATCTGCCGGACGAGAAGGATCTCAAGTCGTTCGGGCTCGACCAGCCGAAGCTGGAGGTCGCCGTCAAGCTGGACGACGGCAAGGAGCAGGGCGTCCAGATCGGCACCGACAACAGCTTCGACAACACGCTGTACGCGAAGAAGCTCGGCGACTCGACGGTGCGGGTGATCGACGCGTATCAGAAGACAGCCCTGGAGAAGACCGCATTCGATCTCCGCGACAAGAAGGTGGCGCACCTCGATGA
Encoded proteins:
- a CDS encoding ABC transporter permease, producing MKNAIAIAKKELNIYFATPIAYVMFTLFVVIGSYFFLRLLNAYEQASLMYMRFNAGEMANRLNFQDAIFRNLFGNLGVILIFIVPFLTMRLVAEEKRQKTIELLYTTPLTPGQIVWGKYLAALAILVCALALTFTYPVLVQLVARDANGVEWRSVLLGYLGLFLMGSAYMAIGLFISSLTESQVVAALITFVVLLMTWIIGWTASEAEGWVRDTVTYLASVTHLDSFSKGTLELKDMVYFLSIIVLGLFATNRAVEAHRWS